The following nucleotide sequence is from Vibrio sp. SCSIO 43136.
ATCAGGCAACATATACTCAAACGTCACACTTAAACCGTATCGATCAGTCGATACCACCGCTTGGCTAGTTTGAAGTTTTTGCCAAATCAGTTTTCGTTGGTTTTCTTTGGCTTGTTGGTTTAGAAAGCGCACTAAATCTCTATTAACAATATTCGATGGGGTGTTTTTCAATGCTTCACGGACATCAAAAACTTTGTCATTGATGTGGGCTTCTACTAAGGTAAAGCCATCTTTGCGCAGGTTAATCATCACATCTGAATAGGCAATCAAGCTGTATTCACGGTAAAGGTAAAGATTGCTTTGCAAGCCTTCTCGGCTGCTCACTTCAGCAAAAAAGGGGGTTTTGTAGTAGGGTACTTCTGCCGAGCTGCAAAATTCCACCATAGGGGCATTGTCACCGCAATCGAACAGCTCTGGGGCATTGTCGAGTTGGTTGACATTCAGCGGTTGAAATGGCTCATCGATGAGCGAAGACATCCACTCTAGATGAAACGCCTGAGCCTGATGAGCACACAGTACCATCAGACCCACGGCAATTTTTTGAAACTTCATATTCACTTACTCATTGTGGTTCTTGTGTAAGTGTACCAAAGCCTTGAACTTACAGCTTAATTTTATCTCCCTAATCGACTGGTTAAAATCCTTAGCTAGCTATCTTTCCAACGCTCGCCATAAGCGGAGGAGTAGTCCGGTGCACTTTGTGTCGGTAGCAAGTCTGGGTCATCAATCAAAGGGCCCACTTTGGTACGGTACGGCAGGATGCCAGCCCAAACAGGATGGTTCATATCTCTCGGCTCATCATTGACGTTGTTATTGCTAATCTTGACCGAAGCCTCGGTGAGTGGCATTTTCAGCAATGTCGTCGCAGCAAGCTCACGCTTTTCAGAGGCTCTCACTTGCTCGCTGCGGCCCGGTGCAATTTGGTCAATAAAGTGATTGAGCAACTGATCTTTAATTTGGTTGCTAGATACCTCTTCAAAGTGTCCTAAAACCACCGCACTGCGGTAGTGGGCGCTGTGATGAAAAGCAGATCGCGCTAGCACCCAACCATCAAACAGGGTGAAAGTGACACAGGTTGCTTGGCCTGATTTTAGCACTCGCATCAAACGGCTATTGTTGGCACCATGCACATAAATATGATCTGCCACACGCCATACCAGCATTGGGATTACCATAGGTTGCTCTTGGTCTGCAAAAGCGATATGGCCCAACAAACTCTCATCAATGATTCGATGTAATTGCTCGGGTTCAAAACTGGCTTTGTGTGCCCCTTTGTTTATCTCGGTTCTTTTGGTCCGTCCTAACATGTCTCACTCCCTCTGATAGCGATTTATTAGCCAGATTAGCGACCAAGTGGTACCGTGTTTAGAACCAGTTTAGATAAAAGGATAGATCCAGTTGCAACCGATAATGACTGATGACTTACACCTTGAAGATAGCTACCCAACTCGCCAAGTGGCGCTTTACCAAGCCATTCGCAAGAAAATTGTCACTGGATTGTGGGCTATCAATGGCAAGCTTCCTTCTACACGAGCCCTAGCCTCTCAGTTAGGAATCAGTCGTAATACCGTCATCAGCGCATATGAACAGCTCCAATCTGAGGGATACATTCGATCACAGCCAGGAGCGGGCTATTACGTAGCAATCGATCGACATGATCCCTACCAGCAAGAAAAGAGCTCGAGTGCACCATATCAAGAGAAACCACTATCTTTAAGCCATGGCTTTGCTCCTGGCGTGGCCGATTTTGAGGTATTTCCTTATAAGCTGTGGCGAAGGATCCTAAACCATCACCTCGACCGAGCATCCTTGATGGGCAGTCAAGATCTGCAAGGCGATCCTAAATTGCGTCAAGCCATCGCCGACTACCTTGCATCAAGTCGCAGCGTGGTATGTAAACCAGAACAACTCATCATTACCAGTGGAGCACAGCAAGCGCTAACACTCGCAGCCCTTGCGGTGCATCCCAAAGGACAAAGTATCTATTTAGAAGAACCGGGATACCGACAAATGGCCAAAGTGTTGCAATGTTTGGGCATCGCTAGAAGATCGCTCCGAGTGGATATTAAACAAGGAGTGCAACTGGAAAATTTAGAAAACGGCAGGCGAGATTCGGTCTATATTACCCCAAGCAACCAATATCCTTTAGGCAGTTCGATAAGCCTTGAAAAACGCCTAGCGATACTCGATTGGGCACGCAAAAATGGAAGTCTGATCATCGAAGATGACTACGACAGTGAGTTTCAATTCGCTCACAAACCGATCCCAAGCTTGCAAGGCTTAGCGGCTCAGACTTGTCCTGATGTCGATATTGCTTACGTTGGCTCACTCAGCAAAGTGATGTTTAACAGCTTGAGGTTGGGCTACCTCGTGGTGCCAGAAAAGTTTGTTTCCGAAGTCGTCTCGGTGAAAGATGCACTAAGCGGCGACACCCCTGCCCATACCCAAGCAGCGCTTGCCGAGTTTATCCAACAAGGACACCTACTCAGGCACATTCGAAAAATGCGTAAGTTGTATGAACAGAAAAACCAGCAGATGCAATCTTCCATTCGGAAGCATCTGAGCTCAAAAGTCACTATTGTCAGTCAATTTGCGGGGTTACATGTCACTGTTGTAGCTAACCACGACATTAACGAGCAACAACTAGTTTTAGATGCCGATAATTTAGGAATCATCATTCGACCGTTAAGTGTTTACTACAATGGCAAGAACAAGAAAAAGGGGATAGTACTGGGCTACGGAAATGTTGCCCTTAGTGAAATTGATAGCAAGATAGCCCAAATAGCTAAGATACTGACTCACGTATAAATTATTGAAAACAAAGACCATAGCCATAAATTTAGTAAGGGTATGATGTACGATTAGTTACTTTTT
It contains:
- a CDS encoding pyridoxamine 5'-phosphate oxidase family protein; amino-acid sequence: MLGRTKRTEINKGAHKASFEPEQLHRIIDESLLGHIAFADQEQPMVIPMLVWRVADHIYVHGANNSRLMRVLKSGQATCVTFTLFDGWVLARSAFHHSAHYRSAVVLGHFEEVSSNQIKDQLLNHFIDQIAPGRSEQVRASEKRELAATTLLKMPLTEASVKISNNNVNDEPRDMNHPVWAGILPYRTKVGPLIDDPDLLPTQSAPDYSSAYGERWKDS
- a CDS encoding PLP-dependent aminotransferase family protein, with translation MTDDLHLEDSYPTRQVALYQAIRKKIVTGLWAINGKLPSTRALASQLGISRNTVISAYEQLQSEGYIRSQPGAGYYVAIDRHDPYQQEKSSSAPYQEKPLSLSHGFAPGVADFEVFPYKLWRRILNHHLDRASLMGSQDLQGDPKLRQAIADYLASSRSVVCKPEQLIITSGAQQALTLAALAVHPKGQSIYLEEPGYRQMAKVLQCLGIARRSLRVDIKQGVQLENLENGRRDSVYITPSNQYPLGSSISLEKRLAILDWARKNGSLIIEDDYDSEFQFAHKPIPSLQGLAAQTCPDVDIAYVGSLSKVMFNSLRLGYLVVPEKFVSEVVSVKDALSGDTPAHTQAALAEFIQQGHLLRHIRKMRKLYEQKNQQMQSSIRKHLSSKVTIVSQFAGLHVTVVANHDINEQQLVLDADNLGIIIRPLSVYYNGKNKKKGIVLGYGNVALSEIDSKIAQIAKILTHV